From Inquilinus sp. Marseille-Q2685:
CCAGGTCTGCGGCCCCGTGCTCAGGGCGGCGTTCGAGCCGGACGGCAAGGATTTCCGCGCCGCGATCCGGTTCAGCATCCTCGGCAGCAGCGGGGCGGCGCATCTGCGCATCACCCCGGGCGTGCTCACGCGCCGCGGCGGCCGGGGTGGCGACGCAGGGCCGCATGTCCTCGTCCTGGTCCTGCGCGGCAACGGCCTGCTGACGGCGGGCGGGGCCCGGCGGCCGCTGTCGCCGAACTCGGTCGCCGTCCTCAGCGGCGACCTGGAGTTCAGCCTGGCCCTGTCGGCCGGGGAGGCCGGCAGCTGCGAGCTGGATCTGCTCCAGGTGGCCGGGGCCGAGCCGCCGGCCCTGGCGAAGGCATCCGGCGTCAGGGTGACGAAGAGCGCCTCGCTGGCGGATTACATCGTCGGCCTGGCCGAACTGGTCCAGCCGGAAGGCGGCGACATCGGGCCGTGCCAGCGGGACATCCCGATCTTCGACTATATCGGCGTGGCGATCCGGGACTATCTGGCGCAGGAGGAGAGGGAGGAGGGGCCGCGCCGCGACCACGGCCTCTACCACAGGATCAGGGCGTTCATCGACCGGAACGTGAAGAACCAGGCTCTCGGCGCCGACCTGCTGGCCCGCGAGTTCGCCATCTCGAAGCGCAA
This genomic window contains:
- a CDS encoding helix-turn-helix domain-containing protein, producing MLRAAFEPDGKDFRAAIRFSILGSSGAAHLRITPGVLTRRGGRGGDAGPHVLVLVLRGNGLLTAGGARRPLSPNSVAVLSGDLEFSLALSAGEAGSCELDLLQVAGAEPPALAKASGVRVTKSASLADYIVGLAELVQPEGGDIGPCQRDIPIFDYIGVAIRDYLAQEEREEGPRRDHGLYHRIRAFIDRNVKNQALGADLLAREFAISKRKLYSIFYDSRASLHETIMTARLEAARREIEAGGQKVASVILDHGFSNPSTFYRNYKRHFGRVPRA